The Thalassophryne amazonica chromosome 18, fThaAma1.1, whole genome shotgun sequence DNA window ggctctaatgcaaacttaaaaaaatatatatatatatatattcaatttaACTTTTATCAGGCGCTCACCCTCTCCTATGAACTTCTGGACAAGCTCAGAGCCAGACACCCTGATGAAGGTGCAGTCGGTGTGATGGGCCACAGCTCTAGCCAGCAGGGTCTTTCCGGTTCCAGGGGGTCCGTACAGCAGCACACCCTGGTCACACACGCAAAGCAGGAGAAGGTGGAAATCAGTTTGAGTCTCATTAAGACATTAAGCCTGTGCCATCAGCTACACTATCAGTTGCCCACCTTCGGCTGTGCGATGCCTAAAGCCTCAAACAGCTCCGGGTGCTTGACAGGCAGCTCTATCACTTCCTTAATTTCTTTAATCTGCTTATCCAAGCCACCAATCATCTCATAGGTGGAGTCCGGCACCTTCTCCACCATCATGAGGGACACCAGAGGGTCCACCTTGTTGGGTAAAATCTTGTGCAGGGTGTAGCTGTCGTTACGTAACGCAACACGACAATTTGGCGTCACCTGGTAGAGAAGTGACAAATTAGTGATGAATAACTATAAACCTGTTGTAATAAGAGAATCACACATACACCATGCACATTTGTAATACTACATCATTAATGTCAATGTTTTTGTCCACATCCACAACAAATTTTCCTTCTGGGTGCACCTAGAAATGAGAAGAAGATATTAATTTAAAGTGCATGCTGATCATCAACATGAAGGGTATTTTACAGGGATCTGGAAGATGAGGACACAGTGTACCTTGACCAAAACTTTCTTTTTGTCCATAACTCTAACAACTTCTCCTACATaggaaccctgctcctggagcaaCTGCAACTCCTCACGAAGGAGACGCACTAAGGAAAGGGTCAGAACTTTAAAAACTGGATGTTTCCCCCATGTGTATGCTGTTGTCATGAGGTGCTGTTTACCTTTAGCATTGAGCTCATTCCTCTGTGCCTGTAGGCGTCTGAGATTCTGGCTCTTTTCGTTGACTgtcaactatttaaaaaaaaaaaaaaagagagaaaaacagcTCATGAAACACTGCATTCAAAAATAAGATCACCCTTTGAATAAACAAACGTTCGAAAATCTCTTCTTACCTGTAACTCCTCTATTTTGGACAAGTAGTACTGTCTGAGACCTGAGCCACCTTTAGTCTCCccgacctccatctgccaaagaCAAAAAACCTGTAATAGTCAGCCAAGTCACACAAAAACACCGACTTTAGACAGTTAATTATCAACCAAACACAAATGATTCTGTTTCCAGCTTCTGAAGTCAGAGATTTGATTGTTTTCTCCAACATTTTCTAGAACATTCCAGTCAATCAAATGTGCATTTGACCACTGACCAATCAAGGACGATTTTTGGGTTGGGTTGCAATTGTATATTGCAGACCCAAAAGTCACCATACTTTGACAATTCATATTAACTAGCatttaaatggggggggggggggggggagatctgTGGGAAGATACTAAACTATTTTAATCAATTATAGTCTGACGATTAATCATCTATTATGTGACACATTTTGAGTTTTTATATATTAGTTGATTTGAGCttcttaaatgtattttattttactttactcCTTCCTGGCAGTAATCTGAATATCTTTGGCTCTGGACAAAACAAGCTATTTTAGTTCTGGATAACCACACAGACATTTTTCACTACTTTGACATGTTATGGCTCTAACAACTAATTGgtcaattaattaataaaataattgtcAGTTGCAGCCCAAATACTTACAAACCTGATTGTTAGAGCTGCAACAACCAATTAACCAACTATCAACAGACTTAAATTAATCGTTTTGAGGCATTTTCTAAACAATAAACTGATTATCTTTGATCAGTggaaaaaaagtgaagcatttgaaggcatcatctcaGGCTCTTGAAAACAATGATTGACATTTTTCAGAATTTtcttgacattttatggaccaaagaACTAAATCGATAAAATATTTCCTCAATTTAATCGATTACACAAATAACGTTTTTtttagaaataaaacaaaaagtttaATTGGAAATCCACAAGCTTTAAAAAATAATGCAGAGCTGCAGTCAaagattgttttattattattatttctcgaGCCCGACGTTGTCCTCGGTTGTTTCGTTTGACTGACGATGTAAAGCCTTCAGTGAAAACCCTTTAGTTTGACTTTTTGCGCTTTTTGTCTGTAAATCGTCAGATTGTCAATGCTAGCTGAACATTATATGCATACTGTTTAACTAACGTTTACTTTGTGGCCAGGTTATGG harbors:
- the LOC117531527 gene encoding LOW QUALITY PROTEIN: 26S proteasome regulatory subunit 8-like (The sequence of the model RefSeq protein was modified relative to this genomic sequence to represent the inferred CDS: inserted 1 base in 1 codon; deleted 2 bases in 1 codon), translated to MKKRKRKAGSGCRKNSNMEVDGIDHMEVGETKGGSGLRQYYLSKIEELQLTVNEKSQNLRRLQAQRNELNAKVRLLREELQLLQEQGSYVGEVVRVMDKKKVLVKVHPEGKFVVDVDKNIDINDVTPNCRVALRNDSYTLHKILPNKVDPLVSLMMVEKVPDSTYEMIGGLDKQIKEIKEVIELPVKHPELFEALGIAQPKGVLLYGPPGTGKTLLARAVAHHTDCTFIRVSGSELVQKFIGEGERMVRELFVMAREHAPSIIFMDEIDSIGSSRLEGGSGGDSEVQRTMLELLNQLDGFEATKNIKVIMATNRIDILDSALLRPGRIDRKIEFPPPNEEARLDXLKIHSRKMNLTRGINLRKIARADARRLRAEVKGVCTEAGMYALRSGEVHVTQEDFEMAVAKVMQKDSEKNMSIKKLWK